The genomic window GGATACCACCAACGTGCCGGCGAGGCACACGCCGAGGTTAACGCGCTGAGACAAGCCGGGGGCCTGGCGAGGGGAGCTACTCTCTATGTCACCCTGGAACCCTGCAGCCATTACGGCCGGACACCTCCGTGCACGGAGGCGGTGCTGGCCGCGGGAGTGCGGCGGGTGGTGGCCGCCACTGCAGACGCCAACCCCAGGGTGCGCGGGCGAGGGCTCCTGCGCCTGGCGACCTCGGGCGTGGCGGTAGAGGTGGGCTTGGAGCGGAGGGAAGCACGGCGACTGAACGAGGCGTTTGCCAAGTATGTGGTCACCGGCCTGCCCTGGGTGAGCCTTAAGATGGCCATGAGCCTGGACGGTAAGGTCGCCACTCGCGCCGGGGATTCGCGGTGGATCACCGGTCCCACCGCCAGGCGCGCGGTCCACGAGTTGCGGCACCGCCACGACGCCGTCCTGGTGGGCGTAGGCACGGTTCTGGCCGATAATCCCCAGCTTACCGTGCGCTGGTATAAGGGCCGGGACCCGGTACGCGTGATCCTCGATAGCTCCCTGAGGCTGCCCCCAGAGGCCAGGGTACTGAAGGTGCGGTCCCCCGCGCCCACATGGGTGGTTACCACCCCGCATCACGACCCCAACCGCCGCCGCGCGCTGGAGGACCGGGGGGCCGAGGTCCTGGTAGTTTCCGAGGCCGGATCACGAGTAGATCTTAAGGCGCTGCTTGCCTTACTCGGCAGGCGGGGTGTGACCAGCGTGCTGATAGAAGGCGGGCCTAC from Clostridia bacterium includes these protein-coding regions:
- the ribD gene encoding bifunctional diaminohydroxyphosphoribosylaminopyrimidine deaminase/5-amino-6-(5-phosphoribosylamino)uracil reductase RibD, with the protein product MQQPVLLAATKPRGKGFFFLPNGARGNADLFYMRHALELAQRGAGWTSPNPAVGAVLVRDDRIVGEGYHQRAGEAHAEVNALRQAGGLARGATLYVTLEPCSHYGRTPPCTEAVLAAGVRRVVAATADANPRVRGRGLLRLATSGVAVEVGLERREARRLNEAFAKYVVTGLPWVSLKMAMSLDGKVATRAGDSRWITGPTARRAVHELRHRHDAVLVGVGTVLADNPQLTVRWYKGRDPVRVILDSSLRLPPEARVLKVRSPAPTWVVTTPHHDPNRRRALEDRGAEVLVVSEAGSRVDLKALLALLGRRGVTSVLIEGGPTVAAAFLEADLVDRLYMFVAPKLLGGREAPGPIGGLGAERVAQALPVRELEIRPIGEDWLISGYPATKNPEAHWTA